Below is a genomic region from Candidatus Parvarchaeota archaeon.
ACAGTTTTGCGCAGTGTTCGTGGGAGGCTGTCGTCTTTGTCGACATTTCACCAAAGGTGCAGAATGACAAGTCGCGGACAAGCAAGGAAACGTAGCGCAGGATGCTATCAGGCACTTCGACTTTTTCAACCTCTGATTTCATGCCATCAAATTCAGATTCGGTCAGCGGCTTTGGAGGCTTGATTTGCTTGAGCTGCCCGGAGCCGATTTTGTACAGGTCATGGGACCCGGGGTGCTTCATGACAATGCACAGGTCAAACCTGTCAAGCATGGGGGGGAAAACTTCGTTTGTTGCGGAATCCGCATGGTTCATTGTCGCAAACAGGGGGCCGGTTGGAAGCAGCGGCGCCTCGTGCTGGTTGATGTGAAGCGAGCGCTTGCCCCTTGTGGTGTCCAGCAACTCCATAAGCGAGACTGCTGACTCCGGCGTAAGCCTGTTGAACTCGTCAATGAATTTGAAATAGGCCTTTGTCCAATTTGACCATTTTACTGCCTCAACCTTTTCAACAAGCAGTTTTTTCAGGTCGACTGGGCCTAGCACTTTGTTGATGTCAAGATTGGGTGTTGCCTGCAGCTTTGCAAAAGATGAACCGAGCATCTGCGAAATTAATAGAACCGATGTTGTTTTGGAGGTTCCCGGGCTTCCTATGATTATGGCATTTGTAGGGTTCGGGTTAATGCATGAGGCAAGCATAAGCTCGTTGTTTTCCCTGTTTCCAAGAATCATTGAGTTTAGATATGACAGATAATCCTCAATTTTTATCATGTGCGTATGCGGCATTTTTCCACCATTTTTTCTGCGCAGGCAGCTGTGTCCACTTTTTCCATTTCTATTCTTTTTGATACTCATGCAACTGCAGCA
It encodes:
- a CDS encoding MoxR family ATPase codes for the protein MSIKKNRNGKSGHSCLRRKNGGKMPHTHMIKIEDYLSYLNSMILGNRENNELMLASCINPNPTNAIIIGSPGTSKTTSVLLISQMLGSSFAKLQATPNLDINKVLGPVDLKKLLVEKVEAVKWSNWTKAYFKFIDEFNRLTPESAVSLMELLDTTRGKRSLHINQHEAPLLPTGPLFATMNHADSATNEVFPPMLDRFDLCIVMKHPGSHDLYKIGSGQLKQIKPPKPLTESEFDGMKSEVEKVEVPDSILRYVSLLVRDLSFCTFGEMSTKTTASHEHCAKLCPFCPKIDHRSPASPRVVLSLVSLSKSLAYLRGKSQVTHDEIKSLVVPAIRHRVRLQLAYLNKFKNINDAYEDLAGQLKANLIAREAMDHVLLKALEGIQNGHISDEAKSSLHRLEEYAKKDGVYGELVHEQLSLIRKKTGS